The Chitinophagaceae bacterium genome window below encodes:
- a CDS encoding SGNH/GDSL hydrolase family protein has protein sequence MKKLMFVLPLFMLVAFTKQDKIKVIFFGDSITQAGVNPGGYVVRIDSMSKAQGKTNYEFIGAGIGGNKIYDLYLRMENDVLSKKPDVVVIYIGVNDVWHKSSSGTGTDADKFVKFYQAIIDKLKAQNAKIILCTPAAIGEKTDFSNSQDGDLNEYSKIIRSLATKNSLPLVDLRQAFLDYNLKNNAANKDRGILTTDRVHLNSNGNQLVADEIWKAIQVL, from the coding sequence ATGAAAAAGTTGATGTTTGTTCTGCCCCTTTTTATGCTCGTAGCTTTTACAAAACAGGATAAAATAAAAGTGATCTTCTTTGGTGATTCCATTACCCAGGCAGGTGTAAATCCGGGCGGATATGTTGTCCGTATTGACAGCATGAGTAAAGCACAGGGAAAAACGAATTATGAATTTATTGGTGCCGGTATTGGAGGTAATAAAATTTATGATCTGTATCTCCGTATGGAAAACGATGTGCTTTCCAAAAAACCTGATGTTGTTGTAATTTATATTGGTGTTAATGATGTGTGGCATAAAAGTTCATCAGGCACAGGAACAGATGCAGACAAATTTGTAAAATTCTACCAGGCCATCATTGACAAACTGAAGGCGCAAAATGCGAAAATTATTTTGTGTACTCCTGCAGCAATAGGCGAGAAGACTGATTTCAGTAATTCACAGGATGGTGATTTGAATGAGTACAGCAAGATCATCCGTTCGTTAGCAACAAAGAACTCTTTACCACTTGTTGATCTGCGACAGGCATTTCTTGATTACAATCTTAAAAACAATGCGGCCAATAAAGACAGAGGTATTCTCACTACTGACCGTGTTCACTTAAATTCAAACGGCAACCAGTTGGTTGCCGATGAAATATGGAAAGCCATTCAGGTCCTTTAA
- a CDS encoding tyrosine--tRNA ligase: MNLIEELRWRGMIQDMMPGTEEQLTKEPTSGYVGFDPTADSLHIGHLVPVLLLRHLQNYGHKPIALVGGATGMIGDPSGKSEERNLLDEVTLAHNVQALKDQLSQYIDFTPGKSNSAELVNNYDWMKEFSFIGFLRDIGKHITVNYMMSKDSVKKRIEGDTGISYTEFAYQLLQGYDYLWLYENKNCKLQMGGSDQWGNIVTGTELIRRKASGEAFAFTCPLITKADGGKFGKTESGTVWLGANRTSPYQFYQFWLNAGDADAEKWIKIFTFISKEEVDALINAHKQDASKRILQKRLAEEVTKFVHGEEELIAAIETTEKLFANQTAPAESLSVEDLEGMEGVVKFDFAADKLTEGIDIVSFLAETTIFPSKGEARKTVQGGGVSINRKKVEGIEFKVDASILLHSKYLLVQKGKKNYYLVKAL, encoded by the coding sequence ATGAATCTGATTGAAGAACTGAGATGGAGGGGTATGATCCAGGATATGATGCCCGGAACCGAAGAACAACTGACCAAAGAACCAACTTCTGGTTATGTTGGGTTCGACCCGACTGCCGACAGTCTGCATATTGGACATCTTGTTCCGGTTTTGCTGCTCCGCCATCTTCAAAACTACGGTCATAAACCCATTGCACTTGTCGGCGGGGCGACAGGAATGATTGGAGATCCCAGCGGAAAAAGCGAAGAACGAAATTTGCTGGATGAGGTAACACTGGCCCATAACGTTCAGGCATTAAAAGATCAGCTTTCACAATACATTGATTTTACACCCGGCAAAAGCAACAGTGCCGAGTTGGTGAATAACTATGACTGGATGAAAGAATTTTCATTCATTGGTTTTCTTCGTGACATTGGCAAGCACATTACGGTTAATTATATGATGAGCAAGGATAGTGTGAAGAAACGAATTGAAGGAGATACAGGAATCAGTTACACTGAGTTTGCCTACCAGTTGTTGCAGGGTTATGATTATCTCTGGCTCTATGAAAACAAAAACTGCAAGTTGCAGATGGGTGGAAGCGATCAGTGGGGAAATATTGTTACAGGTACTGAATTGATCAGAAGAAAAGCAAGTGGTGAGGCATTTGCATTTACCTGTCCTTTGATTACAAAAGCAGATGGTGGCAAGTTTGGCAAAACAGAATCAGGAACTGTTTGGCTGGGAGCTAACAGAACTAGTCCATACCAGTTCTATCAATTCTGGTTAAATGCTGGTGATGCAGATGCAGAAAAATGGATCAAAATTTTTACTTTCATTTCGAAAGAAGAAGTTGATGCATTGATCAATGCACACAAACAGGATGCTTCAAAAAGAATACTGCAAAAACGTTTGGCTGAAGAAGTAACAAAATTTGTACATGGCGAAGAAGAATTAATAGCAGCCATTGAAACAACAGAGAAATTATTCGCCAATCAAACTGCACCTGCAGAGAGCTTAAGCGTAGAAGACCTGGAAGGCATGGAAGGTGTGGTGAAATTTGACTTTGCAGCTGATAAGTTAACCGAAGGAATTGATATTGTTTCTTTCTTAGCTGAAACAACCATTTTCCCCAGTAAAGGTGAAGCAAGAAAAACAGTGCAGGGAGGTGGAGTAAGCATCAACCGGAAAAAAGTTGAAGGAATTGAATTTAAAGTGGATGCTTCCATTTTACTGCACAGCAAATACCTGCTTGTGCAAAAAGGTAAAAAGAATTACTATTTAGTAAAAGCACTTTAA
- a CDS encoding PorV/PorQ family protein, protein MINRFISCLTVTLLLCSSVYSQFRKYSNEFLNIGAGARGLAMGGAQVASVSDATAGYWNPAGLTGVKNNPTLSLMHAEYFAGIGKYDFGALAIPVANNKRTIGISFLRFAVDDIPNTLFLVEPDGSINYNNIKSFSSADYAFLLSVAQKIRETKDKTISMGMNAKVIHRSVGSFAKAWGFGLDLGFQMKGENWSFGAAARDITTTFNSWSFTFTEREKEVLYLTNNDIPIKSTELTAPRLVIGGSYDFRLGKGIKLKTEANLELTFDGQRSNLISSDAVSGDPRIGAELNIKDVFFLRGGVYNFQRALADGDTLNQKKVWIYQPGAGAGFKLGSSFFVDYAFTNLANQSNPLYTHIVSLRLDLLKTNKNPKKKTNKSR, encoded by the coding sequence ATGATAAACCGATTCATCTCTTGTTTAACCGTTACCCTGCTTCTCTGCAGTTCTGTATACTCTCAATTCAGAAAATATTCCAACGAATTTTTAAATATAGGTGCGGGTGCCCGTGGCTTGGCAATGGGTGGAGCGCAGGTTGCTTCCGTTAGTGACGCAACAGCTGGCTATTGGAACCCCGCAGGTTTAACAGGCGTTAAAAACAATCCTACACTTTCTTTAATGCATGCTGAATATTTTGCCGGTATCGGTAAATATGATTTTGGTGCACTTGCAATCCCTGTTGCAAATAACAAAAGAACAATTGGAATCTCTTTTCTGCGCTTTGCCGTAGATGATATTCCGAATACACTTTTCCTGGTTGAACCTGATGGCAGCATTAATTATAATAACATCAAGTCATTTTCATCGGCTGACTATGCATTTCTGCTTTCAGTAGCACAGAAAATCAGGGAAACAAAAGATAAAACGATCAGTATGGGAATGAATGCAAAAGTCATTCACAGGAGTGTGGGCAGTTTTGCAAAAGCATGGGGTTTTGGTTTGGATCTTGGTTTTCAGATGAAAGGTGAGAACTGGTCGTTTGGCGCTGCAGCAAGAGATATTACAACAACTTTCAACTCCTGGTCATTTACATTTACTGAGCGTGAAAAAGAAGTACTGTACTTAACAAACAATGATATTCCAATAAAATCAACTGAATTAACTGCTCCACGTTTAGTTATCGGAGGATCTTACGATTTCAGACTGGGAAAAGGAATTAAGTTGAAAACTGAAGCGAACCTTGAATTAACGTTTGATGGACAGCGCAGTAACCTGATCAGTTCAGATGCAGTTAGTGGCGATCCACGTATTGGCGCAGAATTAAATATTAAAGATGTTTTCTTCTTACGTGGTGGTGTTTATAATTTCCAAAGAGCACTTGCTGATGGAGATACACTCAATCAAAAGAAAGTGTGGATTTATCAGCCAGGAGCAGGAGCAGGATTTAAATTAGGCAGTTCTTTTTTTGTTGATTATGCCTTCACCAATCTTGCCAATCAATCGAATCCTTTGTATACCCATATTGTTTCTTTACGTCTCGACCTTTTGAAAACGAATAAGAATCCAAAGAAAAAAACCAATAAATCAAGATGA
- a CDS encoding sulfatase-like hydrolase/transferase: MQNELMMEVSKTDSLRPKPSVYLILLDEYAGAESLEKYYGFDNRLFIGQLEDLGFVVAKKAFGNYDYTVLSIASMLNGEYLKFPSKESVYSNENYTNALNAIYQNKTFRTFKKLGYKTVNYSPFQIEGSESEYSNSYLPAKSLLLLHPTVFDEIIELLPFYIARKMKEKKWLANMFKEKIATNYRLIEKVVNESSKSDSIPSFYYMHLMMPHAPFAVDSSGNINMSFLGASSMNTETKRQAYFQYLIHTNKVILSFISKLRKNTKGEAVIILTSDHGSRDLMTADDTESGFNSINALYYPGKDSLIYDGITNVNQFRILFSAITNKRIPLLKDSIVVK, from the coding sequence TTGCAAAATGAGTTAATGATGGAAGTAAGCAAGACTGATTCTTTAAGGCCAAAACCATCTGTATATCTGATTTTGCTGGATGAATACGCTGGTGCTGAATCACTGGAAAAGTATTATGGATTTGATAACCGGTTATTTATTGGCCAATTGGAAGACTTAGGGTTTGTTGTTGCAAAGAAGGCTTTTGGAAATTATGATTATACAGTCTTATCTATTGCATCGATGCTGAATGGAGAATATCTGAAATTTCCCTCTAAGGAATCTGTTTACAGTAATGAGAATTATACGAATGCACTGAATGCCATTTATCAGAATAAAACCTTTCGTACGTTCAAAAAGCTTGGATATAAAACAGTTAACTATTCTCCGTTCCAAATTGAAGGATCTGAGTCAGAATATTCAAACAGTTATTTGCCGGCTAAATCATTACTGCTGCTGCACCCAACTGTGTTTGACGAAATTATTGAGCTGCTGCCATTTTATATTGCCAGGAAAATGAAAGAAAAAAAATGGCTGGCTAACATGTTTAAAGAAAAAATTGCGACGAATTATCGGTTGATTGAAAAAGTGGTTAATGAAAGTTCAAAGAGCGATAGTATTCCGTCATTTTATTACATGCATTTAATGATGCCGCATGCTCCTTTTGCGGTTGACAGCAGTGGAAATATTAATATGAGTTTTTTGGGAGCAAGTTCAATGAACACTGAAACAAAGCGGCAGGCATATTTTCAGTATCTCATTCATACAAATAAGGTAATACTCAGTTTTATCAGTAAACTGAGGAAGAATACAAAAGGAGAAGCTGTCATAATACTTACTAGTGATCATGGCTCAAGGGATCTTATGACAGCAGATGATACAGAATCAGGGTTTAATTCAATAAATGCCCTGTATTATCCGGGAAAAGATTCTCTGATATATGATGGCATAACAAATGTTAATCAATTCCGTATTTTATTTTCTGCAATCACGAACAAAAGAATACCTCTGTTAAAAGATTCTATTGTTGTAAAATAG
- a CDS encoding class I SAM-dependent methyltransferase: MKERKEQNFDVFAETYREAHTQNIKYISGTNSYYFAEYKVMAMQEFEENKNLTVLDLGCGDGATEIFFEKYFPQFKIQGIDVSAKSIEEAQKKQLRNASFQLYDGQQIPYGKESFDIVFVAGVLHHIEAVDHQKVVDEIFRVLKPGGRLYLFEHNPLNPLTRYLVNTCEFDEGVKLLYSNECKKLLSKSGFRIKNLIYTIFFPRKRLFNLMIPMEKYLRNIPFGGQYYFRVVKD; the protein is encoded by the coding sequence ATGAAAGAAAGAAAGGAACAAAATTTTGATGTATTTGCTGAAACTTACAGAGAAGCACATACGCAAAACATTAAATATATATCCGGCACAAACAGCTATTATTTTGCTGAATATAAAGTAATGGCAATGCAGGAGTTTGAGGAAAACAAAAACCTCACTGTGCTTGATTTGGGGTGTGGAGATGGTGCAACTGAGATTTTCTTTGAAAAGTACTTCCCTCAATTCAAAATTCAGGGGATAGATGTTTCGGCTAAAAGTATAGAGGAGGCTCAAAAAAAACAGTTACGCAATGCTTCCTTTCAGCTGTATGATGGTCAGCAGATACCATATGGAAAAGAAAGCTTTGATATTGTCTTTGTTGCAGGAGTATTGCATCATATTGAAGCAGTTGACCATCAGAAAGTAGTTGATGAAATATTCAGGGTTTTAAAGCCCGGTGGCCGTCTTTATTTATTTGAACATAATCCACTCAATCCGCTAACGAGATATCTTGTCAATACCTGTGAATTTGATGAAGGGGTTAAATTACTGTACAGTAACGAATGCAAAAAACTCTTAAGCAAAAGTGGATTTAGAATTAAGAATCTGATCTACACTATTTTTTTTCCCCGCAAACGACTTTTTAATTTAATGATACCGATGGAGAAATATTTGAGAAATATTCCGTTTGGAGGGCAATATTATTTCCGGGTAGTAAAAGACTAA
- a CDS encoding glycosyltransferase family 2 protein has protein sequence MDDGSNDSTFLEIQQLSERDERVKCISFSRNFGHQNALMAGMDYASGEYIITMDGDLQHPPSCLPTILTHLQNGYDIVSTHRRKTNDVGWFKKFFTKIFYKLINFLSDIPIEENVSDFRGFNRKVLYTIHKFEERDLFLRGIFSWIGFKKITIPFDAPSRMYGSSKYSFRKMIKLGLRGATSFSFKPLRISLFYRNAGFFVIISAAYNGRCGILPG, from the coding sequence ATTGATGATGGAAGCAACGATTCTACCTTTCTTGAAATACAGCAGTTATCAGAAAGAGACGAAAGGGTAAAATGTATTTCCTTTTCCAGAAACTTTGGTCACCAGAATGCATTGATGGCTGGCATGGATTACGCATCCGGTGAATATATTATTACTATGGATGGCGATCTGCAACATCCCCCATCCTGTCTACCAACAATACTTACGCATCTGCAAAACGGATATGATATTGTTTCCACACACCGCAGAAAAACCAATGATGTTGGATGGTTTAAGAAATTTTTTACAAAGATATTTTACAAGCTGATCAATTTTTTATCTGACATCCCAATTGAAGAAAACGTTTCTGATTTCAGGGGGTTTAACCGGAAGGTTTTATATACCATTCACAAGTTTGAAGAACGAGATCTTTTTTTAAGAGGAATTTTCAGCTGGATTGGTTTTAAAAAAATAACAATTCCATTTGATGCGCCTTCACGTATGTATGGCAGCAGTAAATACAGTTTCAGAAAAATGATCAAACTTGGGCTGAGAGGTGCGACATCTTTCAGCTTTAAACCGCTGCGTATATCACTTTTTTATAGGAACGCTGGTTTCTTTGTTATCATTTCTGCTGCTTATAATGGCCGTTGTGGCATATTACCAGGGTAA
- a CDS encoding riboflavin synthase, with translation MFTGIIESVGLVNEIIETGTNKTFWISSPVSKELKVDQSVAHSGVCLTVEEVDGTRHRVTAIRETLEKSNLNTWSVHEKVNIERCLQFNGRLDGHMVQGHVDTTGICTNVEEQNGSWLYQFQFPENFASLIVEKGSISLNGISLTIFNVGTNAFNVAIIPYTYEHTNMQDIQTGSGVNLEFDIIGKYVMRSNQLQTAK, from the coding sequence ATGTTTACCGGAATTATAGAATCAGTTGGCTTAGTAAATGAAATTATTGAAACTGGAACCAATAAAACATTTTGGATCAGCTCTCCTGTTTCTAAAGAATTAAAGGTTGATCAAAGTGTAGCACACAGTGGTGTTTGTTTAACCGTAGAGGAAGTTGATGGAACCCGGCACAGAGTTACGGCTATCCGGGAAACCTTGGAAAAATCAAATCTTAACACCTGGTCTGTGCATGAAAAAGTAAATATTGAACGCTGCCTTCAATTCAATGGAAGACTTGATGGGCATATGGTTCAGGGGCATGTAGACACAACGGGCATATGCACAAATGTTGAAGAACAGAATGGAAGTTGGCTATATCAATTTCAGTTTCCTGAAAATTTTGCATCACTAATTGTTGAAAAAGGTTCGATTTCTTTAAATGGAATCAGTCTTACAATATTTAACGTTGGCACGAATGCATTCAACGTTGCAATCATTCCCTATACATACGAACATACGAATATGCAGGATATACAAACAGGATCAGGAGTAAACCTGGAGTTTGATATTATTGGCAAATATGTAATGCGCAGCAATCAGCTTCAAACAGCAAAGTAA
- a CDS encoding 30S ribosomal protein S21 has product MLIIDSKDCENIDKALKKYKKKFEKSKTLLQLRERQAFIKSSVRRRGDVLKAIYKQQIASGKIEVK; this is encoded by the coding sequence ATGCTGATAATTGATTCAAAAGATTGCGAAAACATTGACAAAGCGCTAAAAAAGTACAAGAAGAAGTTTGAAAAAAGTAAAACTCTGCTTCAGTTGCGTGAGCGTCAGGCTTTCATTAAGTCATCTGTACGTCGCAGAGGCGATGTATTGAAAGCAATCTACAAGCAACAGATCGCCAGCGGTAAGATTGAAGTGAAGTAA
- a CDS encoding tyrosine-type recombinase/integrase produces MTHQLPSEADSFLEYLKFEKRYSPTPSGRTRMISLSFEYLSAEYAELLIKDIKPTFIRSWLAKQKEKGASAKTINRRISTLKSFFKYQLRQEVIETSPMTTIVSPKQSKRLPNYVEQKDTEVLFEHVEFPDNWEGLMNKMILELLYCSGMRLSELISLKETQVDLHKNSLKILGKGNKERIIPFSYEIRTDLEQYLKEKKNQFGETAAEFLLVNEKGNKLYPKYVQLVVKKYLSLITTIEKKSPHVLRHTFATHLMNNGAELNAVKELLGHSSLAATQIYTHNTIEKLKDIHKKAHPKA; encoded by the coding sequence ATGACCCATCAACTCCCCTCAGAGGCTGATTCTTTTCTGGAGTATCTCAAATTCGAAAAAAGGTACTCTCCCACACCATCCGGTCGTACCAGGATGATCTCACTTTCTTTTGAATACTTGTCTGCAGAATATGCTGAATTGTTAATAAAAGACATTAAGCCCACTTTTATCCGTAGCTGGTTGGCTAAGCAAAAGGAAAAAGGAGCTTCAGCTAAAACGATCAACCGCAGAATTTCCACTCTAAAGTCTTTCTTTAAATATCAATTAAGGCAGGAGGTGATTGAAACATCACCCATGACAACGATCGTGTCTCCAAAGCAAAGTAAACGTCTGCCGAATTATGTGGAGCAAAAGGACACGGAGGTACTGTTTGAACATGTTGAGTTTCCTGATAACTGGGAGGGGCTTATGAATAAAATGATACTGGAGTTACTCTATTGCTCAGGTATGCGCCTGAGTGAATTAATTTCACTAAAGGAAACACAGGTCGATCTGCATAAAAACAGCCTGAAGATTTTAGGTAAAGGCAATAAGGAGCGGATCATTCCTTTTTCATATGAAATAAGAACAGATCTGGAGCAGTATTTAAAAGAAAAGAAGAATCAATTTGGAGAAACAGCAGCTGAATTTTTACTGGTGAATGAAAAAGGGAATAAACTCTATCCAAAATACGTACAGCTGGTTGTTAAAAAATACCTCTCACTCATCACTACAATTGAAAAGAAAAGCCCGCATGTGCTGCGCCACACCTTTGCCACTCATTTAATGAACAATGGTGCAGAACTCAATGCTGTAAAAGAATTGCTTGGTCACAGTAGCCTTGCTGCTACACAGATTTACACGCACAATACAATTGAGAAGCTGAAGGACATACATAAAAAAGCCCATCCCAAAGCTTGA
- a CDS encoding HPF/RaiA family ribosome-associated protein, producing the protein MTVKIQTVRFDADAKLIEYVKQRVQKLLNFHDKIMKVDVFLKLDNVVHNIKDKVAEIKVHVPRQHLFVKQSSKSFEQSFDEAMESLITQLKRKKEKQYDL; encoded by the coding sequence ATGACCGTTAAGATCCAAACCGTTCGATTTGATGCAGACGCAAAACTCATTGAGTACGTTAAGCAGAGAGTACAGAAACTTTTGAATTTTCACGACAAGATTATGAAAGTGGATGTTTTTCTGAAACTGGACAATGTGGTGCACAACATTAAAGACAAAGTAGCCGAAATTAAGGTGCATGTGCCAAGGCAGCATTTATTTGTAAAACAATCATCCAAGTCTTTTGAACAGTCATTTGATGAAGCAATGGAATCATTAATCACTCAACTAAAACGAAAAAAAGAAAAACAATACGACCTTTAA
- the tuf gene encoding elongation factor Tu, which yields MSKETFKREKPHVNVGTIGHVDHGKTTLTAAITDILSKKGMGNVAKKYDEIDGAPEEKERGITINTAHVEYQTANRHYAHVDCPGHADYVKNMITGAAQMDGAILVVAATDGPMPQTKEHILLARQVGVPKIVVFMNKVDLVDDAELLELVEMEIRELLTSYGFDGDNTPIIQGSATGALAGEEKWVKAVEDLMDAVDSYIPLPPRPVDLPFLMSVEDVFSITGRGTVATGRIERGIVKVGEAVEIVGLMEAPMNSTVTGVEMFKKLLDQGQAGDNAGLLLRGIEKKDIRRGMVICAPKSITPHTEFKGEVYVLSKEEGGRHTPFFQKYRPQFYFRTTDVTGEVELPAGTEMVMPGDNTNLTVKLIQPIAMEKGLKFAIREGGRTVGAGQVTEILK from the coding sequence ATGTCTAAAGAGACCTTTAAGCGGGAAAAACCGCACGTAAACGTTGGTACTATCGGTCACGTTGATCACGGTAAAACAACATTAACTGCTGCAATTACTGATATCCTGTCTAAAAAAGGTATGGGTAATGTTGCTAAGAAGTACGATGAAATTGATGGTGCGCCCGAAGAAAAAGAGCGTGGTATCACTATCAACACTGCACACGTAGAATATCAAACAGCTAACCGTCACTACGCACACGTAGATTGCCCGGGTCACGCTGACTACGTAAAAAACATGATCACAGGTGCTGCACAGATGGATGGAGCTATCCTCGTTGTAGCTGCAACTGATGGTCCTATGCCACAAACAAAAGAACACATTCTTTTGGCACGCCAGGTAGGTGTACCTAAGATTGTTGTTTTTATGAATAAAGTTGACTTGGTTGATGATGCTGAGTTGTTAGAACTGGTTGAAATGGAAATTCGTGAACTGTTGACCTCTTATGGTTTCGATGGTGACAATACTCCAATCATTCAGGGTTCTGCTACCGGCGCATTAGCTGGTGAAGAAAAATGGGTGAAAGCGGTTGAAGATTTGATGGATGCTGTTGACAGCTACATTCCTCTTCCTCCACGCCCGGTTGATCTTCCGTTCCTGATGAGTGTTGAGGATGTATTCTCAATCACTGGTCGTGGTACTGTTGCTACCGGTCGTATTGAGCGTGGTATTGTAAAAGTTGGTGAAGCCGTTGAAATCGTAGGTTTGATGGAAGCTCCAATGAACTCTACTGTAACTGGTGTTGAAATGTTCAAGAAGTTACTGGATCAGGGTCAGGCTGGTGATAACGCAGGTTTACTCCTCCGTGGTATTGAGAAGAAAGATATCCGTCGTGGTATGGTTATCTGCGCTCCAAAATCAATCACTCCTCACACTGAATTCAAAGGTGAAGTTTACGTATTGAGCAAAGAAGAAGGTGGACGTCATACTCCATTCTTCCAGAAATACCGTCCTCAGTTCTACTTCCGTACAACTGACGTAACTGGTGAAGTTGAATTACCTGCAGGAACTGAAATGGTTATGCCTGGTGATAACACGAACCTTACTGTAAAATTGATTCAGCCGATTGCGATGGAGAAAGGTTTGAAATTCGCTATTCGTGAAGGTGGTCGTACAGTAGGTGCCGGACAGGTAACTGAAATTTTAAAATAA
- the secE gene encoding preprotein translocase subunit SecE, translating into MNKVSVYLRESYRELLEKVTWPTWQQLQQSTMIVLIATIIITSIIWVMDFGIATSLQFFYSFFKK; encoded by the coding sequence ATGAACAAGGTATCCGTTTATTTAAGAGAATCGTACCGTGAGTTGCTTGAAAAAGTAACCTGGCCTACCTGGCAGCAACTGCAGCAGTCAACCATGATTGTTCTGATTGCAACAATCATTATCACTTCAATTATTTGGGTGATGGATTTTGGTATTGCCACATCACTTCAATTCTTTTATTCATTTTTCAAAAAATAA
- the rplK gene encoding 50S ribosomal protein L11, whose protein sequence is MAKEISGFVKLQVKGGQANPAPPVGPALGSKGLNIMEFCKQFNARTQDKMGKVVPVLITVYTDKSFDFVIKTAPASVQLLEAAKLQKGSKEPNRAKVGKVTWAQVEEIAKDKMPDLNCFTLNSAMSMVAGTARSLGLTVDGKAPWEN, encoded by the coding sequence ATGGCAAAAGAAATCTCAGGATTTGTAAAGCTACAGGTAAAGGGCGGACAGGCAAACCCTGCGCCACCTGTAGGTCCAGCCCTTGGTTCAAAGGGTCTTAACATCATGGAGTTCTGCAAGCAGTTCAATGCAAGAACTCAGGATAAAATGGGTAAAGTAGTACCTGTTTTGATCACTGTTTATACCGACAAGTCTTTCGACTTCGTTATTAAAACTGCACCAGCTTCCGTTCAATTATTAGAAGCAGCAAAGCTTCAGAAAGGTTCTAAAGAGCCTAACCGTGCTAAAGTTGGTAAAGTAACCTGGGCACAGGTTGAAGAAATTGCTAAAGACAAAATGCCTGATCTGAACTGCTTTACACTGAACAGTGCTATGAGCATGGTTGCAGGTACAGCACGCAGTCTTGGTTTAACTGTTGACGGTAAAGCCCCTTGGGAAAACTAA
- a CDS encoding 50S ribosomal protein L1 — MSLTKKRKVAQAKVDNNKVYSLKEASSLVKEINCTKFDSSVDVHIRLGVDPKKADQAIRGTVTLPHGTGKTKRVLVLCTPDKVAEATAAGADHVGLDEFITKIEGGWTDVDVIIATPSVMPKIGKLGKVLGPRNLMPNPKTGTVTNDVAGAVNEVKGGKIAFKVDKAGIIHASIGRVSFAPEKLVENTTEFIHAIVKAKPSTAKGTYLKSIFIASTMSPAVSVDTKSFMN, encoded by the coding sequence ATGTCATTGACGAAAAAAAGAAAAGTAGCTCAAGCGAAGGTGGATAATAACAAAGTTTATTCCCTCAAAGAAGCTTCTTCACTCGTAAAAGAAATTAACTGCACAAAGTTCGACAGCTCAGTTGACGTTCACATCCGTTTGGGTGTTGATCCTAAAAAAGCTGATCAGGCTATTCGTGGTACTGTAACATTACCTCACGGTACAGGTAAAACAAAAAGAGTATTGGTACTCTGTACTCCTGATAAAGTTGCTGAAGCAACTGCAGCTGGTGCTGATCACGTTGGTCTTGATGAATTCATTACAAAGATCGAAGGTGGCTGGACAGATGTAGATGTAATCATTGCAACTCCATCAGTAATGCCGAAGATCGGTAAGTTAGGTAAAGTGTTAGGTCCACGTAACTTAATGCCCAACCCTAAAACAGGTACTGTAACAAATGATGTTGCAGGTGCTGTAAATGAAGTAAAAGGCGGTAAAATTGCTTTCAAGGTTGATAAAGCTGGTATTATTCATGCTTCTATCGGCCGTGTAAGTTTTGCTCCTGAAAAGCTTGTTGAAAATACAACTGAGTTTATTCATGCAATTGTTAAGGCCAAGCCTTCTACTGCAAAAGGAACTTACCTGAAAAGTATTTTCATTGCAAGCACGATGAGCCCGGCGGTATCTGTTGACACAAAATCATTCATGAACTAA